The window GCCGCTGCTTATCATCGCCGAGGACATCGAGGGCGAGGCCCTTGCAACCCTGGTCGTGAACAAGATCCGTGGCACCCTCCATGTGGCAGCCGTGAAGGCGCCTGGTTTTGGCGACCGCCGCAAGGCCATGCTTGAGGATATCGCCGTTCTGACCGGCGGCAAGCTGATTTCGGAAGAGATGGGATACAAGCTGGAAAATACAGCGATTGAAGATCTGGGCCGTGCCAAGCGTATCTCCATTGACAAGGACAACACGACGATTATTGACGGCGCCGGCGATCGCGCTTCCCTTGAGGGACGCGTGAAGCAGATCCGCGCTCAGGTAGAAGAAACGACCTCCGATTATGACCGCGAGAAGCTCCAGGAGAGACTGGCCAAGCTGGTAGGCGGCGTGGCGGTAATCAAAGTTGGCGCTGCGACCGAGACTGAGATGAAAGAGAAGAAGGCCCGCGTTGAGGATGCCCTGAACGCGACCCGCGCTGCCGTTGAAGAGGGTATCGTTCCCGGCGGTGGTGTAGCTTATCTTCGCACCCTTCCCCTGCTTGATAAACTGGTGCTGGAAGGCGATGTGGCTGTAGGCGTCAAAATTGTGAAAAAGGCGCTCGAAGAGCCGCTCCGGATGATCGCGAACAATGCCGGCGTGGAGGGGAGCATTGTTGTTGAGAAGGTAAAGGAAAACAAAGGCGCATACGGTTTTAACGCCAGAACCGACAAGTATGAGGACATGATCAAAGCCGGGGTTATAGACCCGACCAAGGTTACCCGCTTCGCTCTGCAGAATGCGGCGAGCGTTGCCTCAATGATGCTGACCACCCAGTGCATGATTGCGGAAAAGCCTGAGGAAAAAGGGGCGGGAATGCCGGCCATGCCTCCCGGTGGCGGATACGGCGGCGGCATGGGAATGTAATTCTTCCTCTGTCTGAAAATGTAAAATCAAAAGGGCCCCTGTCTATGATAGGGGCCTTTTTTTAATCTTGACTGCAAAAAAAATTTGCAGTAGTTCTGCCAACAGTCAGGTTCTTCGGTTATGTTTCACGTCTTAATCAAATATGAGGGAGATTATGAAGAGGTTTTATATCCGAGCGATCTTTGCGGCATTTTTTAGCGTTGTGTCGGTGGGTTTCCTTGTTTACGGGGATGTTTTTGCGGCTGAAACCATTAAACTTGGCGTGGCCGGCGCCCACAGCGGCGATCTGGCCTCTTACGGGCTGCCTACGGTAAAGGCGGCAGAGCTTGTCGTCAAGGAGATAAATGCCA of the Syntrophales bacterium genome contains:
- the groL gene encoding chaperonin GroEL (60 kDa chaperone family; promotes refolding of misfolded polypeptides especially under stressful conditions; forms two stacked rings of heptamers to form a barrel-shaped 14mer; ends can be capped by GroES; misfolded proteins enter the barrel where they are refolded when GroES binds), whose product is MGAKIIKYDEEARKSILNGVNTLADAVKVTLGPKGRNVIIDRSYGAPNITKDGVTVAKEIELEDKFENMGAQMVKEVASKTSDVAGDGTTTATILAQAIFREGAKSVAAGSNPMDLKRGIDKAVEVVVAELRKMSKPTKDAKEIAQVGTISANNDETIGSIIAEAMEKVGKEGVITVEEAKGLETELDIVEGMQFDRGYLSPYFVTNPEKMQVELEDCFILINEKKIGNMKDLLPILEQIAKMGKPLLIIAEDIEGEALATLVVNKIRGTLHVAAVKAPGFGDRRKAMLEDIAVLTGGKLISEEMGYKLENTAIEDLGRAKRISIDKDNTTIIDGAGDRASLEGRVKQIRAQVEETTSDYDREKLQERLAKLVGGVAVIKVGAATETEMKEKKARVEDALNATRAAVEEGIVPGGGVAYLRTLPLLDKLVLEGDVAVGVKIVKKALEEPLRMIANNAGVEGSIVVEKVKENKGAYGFNARTDKYEDMIKAGVIDPTKVTRFALQNAASVASMMLTTQCMIAEKPEEKGAGMPAMPPGGGYGGGMGM